The following proteins are encoded in a genomic region of uncultured Hyphomonas sp.:
- a CDS encoding glycosyltransferase: MTVELNTEAKATIVMTARDRFSMAVRALNEIVEVTAQPYELIYVDGGSPRPVADEIRAICEKNGFRYLRYDHFLAPCQARNIGLRLAKTPYVAYCENDVIVSRGWLSNAVACAEETGAEVVQPLICQGLPLHTEIHQAGGNFADDMDAFFNGPEEKRRLTDSHLKHQGDKIKDVDLKRSEIQVTEVHCFLVRRNAFEWLGEFDENMPCSKDHIDFSMNVWSKGGRIMLEPSSIVSFCVPNNTYSVEPMDRAFFMLRWSPAWQRQSLEHLQKKWKLEHDPYFQNYLNKRDWRYRAGVAKPIVRSIPFIGHSYKVQQIGIELLMPVLYFIGTRLVKQQARDYQSSAMPASETAPGNKAEVSSAA, translated from the coding sequence ATGACTGTAGAATTGAATACTGAAGCCAAAGCCACGATCGTCATGACCGCGCGTGACCGGTTCAGCATGGCCGTCCGGGCACTGAACGAAATCGTTGAAGTCACGGCCCAGCCCTATGAACTGATCTATGTCGATGGCGGCAGCCCCAGACCCGTTGCCGACGAGATCCGCGCCATCTGCGAAAAGAACGGCTTCCGTTACCTGCGCTATGATCACTTCCTGGCCCCCTGCCAGGCGCGCAATATCGGGCTACGCCTCGCGAAGACGCCCTATGTTGCGTATTGCGAAAACGACGTGATCGTCTCCAGGGGGTGGCTGAGCAACGCTGTTGCATGCGCAGAAGAAACCGGCGCCGAAGTCGTCCAGCCCCTGATCTGTCAGGGCCTCCCGCTGCATACGGAAATCCACCAGGCCGGTGGCAACTTCGCCGACGACATGGATGCGTTTTTCAATGGACCGGAAGAAAAGCGCCGCCTGACCGACAGTCACCTCAAGCATCAGGGCGACAAGATCAAGGATGTCGACCTGAAGCGCTCCGAAATCCAGGTGACCGAAGTCCATTGCTTCCTCGTACGGCGCAACGCTTTTGAATGGCTCGGCGAATTCGACGAGAACATGCCGTGCTCGAAGGACCATATCGATTTCAGCATGAATGTCTGGAGCAAGGGCGGCCGGATCATGCTCGAACCGTCCTCCATTGTGTCCTTCTGCGTGCCGAACAACACATATTCTGTCGAGCCGATGGACCGTGCCTTCTTCATGTTGCGCTGGTCACCGGCCTGGCAACGCCAGAGCCTCGAGCATCTTCAGAAGAAGTGGAAGCTGGAGCACGATCCCTACTTCCAGAACTACCTGAACAAGCGGGATTGGCGCTACCGCGCCGGCGTCGCCAAACCGATCGTCCGGAGCATCCCTTTCATCGGACACAGCTACAAGGTGCAGCAGATCGGGATCGAGCTGCTGATGCCGGTCCTGTACTTCATCGGCACCCGGCTCGTGAAACAACAGGCCCGGGACTACCAGTCTTCCGCCATGCCGGCATCTGAAACCGCGCCGGGCAACAAGGCTGAGGTCAGCTCAGCCGCGTAA
- a CDS encoding serine protease translates to MRTSWRGAWKWGPALGAVALATACVVGGREANPEDWPGVVSLQSQQGRSIYHECGASMISPEWALTAAHCVETVRVETETGTESGRAVQYLPDADGDLKRFGPLQVVIGAGTLLETPKDAAFPVDRIVIHPGYESGYAERGDDLALIHIAGRWEGPLSRLDGLTGRAPDPEGAQTEVVVAGYGNTEEQGTQEEGFNRTGRHVSAPSLGLMEGIVPPVDPQTCKQQIAALIDKYGLDEEFAGVSVDPAFQICAGTGGTDSCQGDSGGPLVARTWEEGPVQIGVVSWGLGCARADSPGVYSRVSAYADWISAETGIEPDLDTPSSHRPEYDRLPGEPGGSGRIEE, encoded by the coding sequence ATGAGAACATCCTGGAGAGGGGCCTGGAAGTGGGGGCCCGCCCTTGGTGCTGTAGCGCTCGCAACAGCCTGTGTCGTCGGCGGCCGCGAGGCCAATCCGGAAGACTGGCCGGGTGTTGTCTCGCTCCAGTCCCAACAGGGCCGGAGCATTTATCACGAATGCGGCGCCTCGATGATTTCTCCGGAATGGGCCCTGACGGCGGCGCATTGCGTGGAAACGGTACGGGTCGAGACGGAGACAGGAACGGAATCGGGCCGCGCCGTACAGTACCTGCCTGACGCAGACGGTGACCTGAAACGGTTCGGTCCGCTGCAAGTTGTCATTGGTGCCGGCACGCTTCTGGAAACGCCAAAAGATGCCGCATTTCCCGTCGACCGGATCGTTATCCATCCGGGCTATGAGTCCGGGTATGCCGAACGGGGCGACGATCTGGCGCTGATCCATATTGCCGGGCGTTGGGAGGGGCCGCTTTCCCGTCTGGACGGGCTTACGGGCCGCGCGCCGGACCCGGAAGGGGCACAAACCGAAGTTGTCGTTGCAGGATACGGCAACACTGAGGAGCAGGGCACCCAGGAAGAGGGCTTCAACCGCACCGGCCGCCATGTCAGCGCGCCGAGTCTCGGCCTGATGGAAGGGATTGTCCCGCCGGTCGACCCGCAGACCTGCAAACAGCAGATCGCCGCTCTCATAGACAAATACGGGCTGGATGAGGAATTTGCCGGCGTAAGCGTCGATCCGGCCTTTCAGATCTGCGCAGGCACTGGCGGCACGGACTCCTGCCAGGGCGACAGCGGCGGCCCGCTGGTTGCCCGCACATGGGAAGAGGGCCCGGTGCAGATCGGCGTGGTGAGCTGGGGACTTGGCTGCGCCCGTGCGGACAGCCCCGGCGTATATTCCCGGGTTTCTGCCTACGCAGACTGGATCTCAGCCGAGACAGGGATTGAACCCGATCTGGATACGCCTTCGTCCCATCGCCCCGAATACGACCGGCTTCCGGGTGAGCCGGGCGGCTCTGGCCGTATTGAGGAATAG
- the ggt gene encoding gamma-glutamyltransferase, with amino-acid sequence MKIARPLLAAPFLAALLLSACAAPGEQQEVPATEAAQSAADAAASQAAEMVPEATDANEWTKGAMVAAANPEAVEAGLEMLRAGGTAVDAAIAVHTALGLVEPESSGIGGGGFMVYYDHASGEITVFDGRERAPAAATPDYFMKDGEAMDFISSWQSGRSVGVPGAVALYKSAHDAAGKLEWDELFQPAIKLAEDGFVVERKLAATLASDRLQQFVRLDDLPESSAYFYPEGVPLAEGSIKTNPAYAETLKRIATEGPAAFYTGEIAESIANAVSNDPSLPGVMTVEDLANYEVAIRPALCGVEPDGYKICSAPPPSSGGVTQNMIVGLYDRLKPTGEEATEEDLLKAFVDAQRLSYADRDHYVADADFVPVPAAELIDPVYLDVRAGEAFAPDEHATPGDPGIALGRGPMRQMWGEDPTDHRPGTTHFSIIDTYGNAVSMTATVEAAFGNSVMVHGFVLNNQLTDFSREPTKSGKPVANAVAGSKRPRSSMSPTLVFDPAGDLFMVTGSPGGNSIVAYVSKTLIGVLEWGKSAQESIDLPNIIARGDVVGVEVDREGGPEAAEALREAGYNVEERQGENSGLHVIVVREDGLEGGADPRRDGVALALE; translated from the coding sequence ATGAAGATCGCCCGCCCCCTCCTTGCCGCCCCCTTCCTCGCCGCCCTTCTATTGTCAGCTTGTGCGGCACCGGGTGAGCAGCAGGAGGTTCCGGCAACCGAAGCGGCCCAGAGCGCGGCGGACGCGGCCGCCAGCCAGGCCGCGGAAATGGTGCCGGAAGCGACCGACGCGAACGAATGGACCAAGGGCGCCATGGTGGCGGCCGCCAATCCTGAAGCGGTGGAAGCCGGTCTGGAGATGCTGCGCGCAGGCGGCACGGCGGTCGATGCGGCCATCGCGGTGCACACCGCACTTGGCCTTGTCGAGCCGGAAAGCTCCGGCATCGGCGGTGGCGGGTTCATGGTCTATTACGATCATGCCAGCGGCGAGATCACGGTTTTTGACGGACGCGAGCGCGCCCCAGCCGCCGCCACGCCGGATTACTTCATGAAAGACGGCGAGGCGATGGACTTCATCTCGTCCTGGCAATCCGGCCGGTCTGTCGGCGTGCCGGGCGCTGTCGCCCTCTACAAGTCCGCTCATGACGCTGCAGGCAAGCTGGAGTGGGACGAACTCTTCCAGCCAGCCATCAAACTCGCCGAAGACGGCTTCGTGGTGGAACGTAAGCTTGCCGCCACGCTGGCGAGTGATCGCCTCCAGCAATTCGTCCGGCTCGATGACCTGCCGGAATCCTCAGCCTATTTCTATCCGGAAGGCGTGCCATTGGCAGAAGGGTCGATCAAGACCAACCCGGCCTATGCGGAAACGCTGAAGCGGATCGCGACCGAAGGCCCCGCCGCCTTCTATACCGGAGAGATCGCCGAATCGATCGCCAACGCCGTTTCCAATGACCCGTCACTGCCGGGCGTGATGACGGTGGAAGACCTGGCCAATTACGAAGTCGCCATTCGTCCAGCCCTCTGCGGCGTGGAGCCGGATGGTTACAAGATCTGTTCGGCCCCGCCGCCCTCTTCTGGCGGTGTGACGCAGAACATGATCGTCGGCCTTTATGATCGCCTCAAACCGACGGGCGAAGAAGCGACTGAGGAAGACTTGCTGAAAGCCTTCGTCGATGCTCAGCGCCTCAGCTATGCAGACCGTGACCACTACGTCGCCGACGCTGACTTTGTCCCGGTTCCGGCCGCTGAACTGATCGATCCGGTCTATCTCGATGTGCGGGCGGGCGAAGCCTTCGCGCCGGATGAGCACGCAACGCCGGGGGATCCGGGGATTGCCCTTGGCCGCGGCCCGATGCGCCAGATGTGGGGGGAAGACCCGACCGATCATCGTCCGGGCACGACGCATTTCTCGATCATCGACACCTATGGCAATGCCGTTTCCATGACGGCGACCGTCGAGGCGGCCTTCGGAAACTCGGTCATGGTTCACGGCTTTGTGCTGAACAACCAGCTGACCGACTTCTCGCGCGAACCCACGAAAAGCGGCAAGCCGGTTGCAAACGCCGTCGCCGGCAGCAAGCGCCCGCGTTCGTCCATGTCTCCGACGCTGGTCTTTGACCCTGCTGGTGACCTGTTCATGGTGACGGGTTCACCGGGCGGTAATTCGATCGTCGCCTACGTCTCCAAAACGCTGATCGGCGTGCTCGAATGGGGCAAGTCGGCTCAGGAATCCATCGACCTGCCGAACATCATCGCCCGCGGCGATGTGGTCGGCGTGGAAGTCGATCGCGAAGGCGGGCCGGAAGCGGCCGAAGCCCTGCGCGAGGCGGGTTACAATGTCGAAGAGCGCCAGGGCGAGAATTCCGGCCTGCACGTCATCGTCGTGCGCGAGGATGGCCTGGAAGGCGGGGCAGACCCGCGCCGTGACGGGGTCGCGCTCGCCCTCGAATAG
- a CDS encoding P1 family peptidase: MATTAGKWNLITDVPGVRIGQAQDARVNTGVTVILPDTPVVAACAVAGGGPGTRETDLLSAGAMVDRVDAVFLSGGSAFGLGAADGVMAGLKQAGRGFSLVDRPGVPPTPIVPGAILYDLANGGDKTWDEIAPYAALGLEAFRSAGKDFELGRAGAGHGARAGQHSGGTGSASIVAAEGITVGAIACVNSFGSVLMPGTDAYWAWPYELAGEFGGGRPPADFIMDPEDWGAAKANPVLGQNTTIACIATDAALTPAQAQRVAQMALSGFSRAIRPVFAPFDGDAVFVLSTANDTLPVPDPLTVTRIGELAASTLARAITRGVHEARRQTGAVS; encoded by the coding sequence ATGGCGACAACAGCCGGGAAATGGAATCTCATCACCGATGTGCCGGGGGTGCGCATTGGGCAGGCACAGGACGCCCGCGTGAATACGGGCGTGACGGTCATCCTGCCGGATACACCCGTGGTTGCCGCTTGCGCCGTCGCTGGAGGCGGGCCCGGCACGCGTGAAACAGACCTGTTGTCCGCCGGGGCCATGGTTGACCGGGTGGATGCGGTCTTCCTGTCCGGCGGCAGTGCGTTCGGGCTCGGCGCAGCAGATGGAGTGATGGCAGGCCTGAAGCAGGCGGGCCGCGGGTTCAGCCTCGTCGACCGGCCGGGCGTGCCGCCGACGCCGATTGTGCCCGGGGCCATCCTGTACGATCTGGCCAATGGTGGCGACAAGACATGGGACGAGATCGCCCCCTATGCGGCACTGGGTCTTGAAGCGTTCCGTTCGGCTGGCAAGGATTTCGAACTTGGCCGGGCAGGCGCCGGACATGGTGCGCGGGCTGGCCAGCACTCGGGCGGAACGGGATCGGCCAGCATCGTCGCCGCGGAAGGCATTACCGTCGGCGCCATCGCCTGTGTGAACAGTTTCGGGTCTGTCCTGATGCCGGGCACGGATGCCTATTGGGCCTGGCCGTATGAATTGGCAGGTGAGTTTGGCGGCGGCCGGCCACCGGCAGATTTCATCATGGATCCGGAAGATTGGGGGGCCGCCAAAGCCAATCCGGTGCTCGGCCAGAACACGACGATCGCCTGTATCGCGACCGACGCCGCGCTGACGCCTGCCCAGGCCCAGCGGGTTGCCCAGATGGCATTGTCGGGGTTTTCCCGTGCAATCAGGCCGGTTTTTGCCCCCTTCGACGGAGACGCGGTTTTTGTGCTATCAACCGCGAATGACACGCTGCCGGTTCCGGACCCGCTGACGGTGACGCGGATCGGGGAACTCGCTGCGTCAACACTGGCCCGCGCCATTACGCGTGGGGTGCATGAGGCGCGAAGGCAAACCGGCGCGGTGAGCTGA